In Phyllobacterium zundukense, the genomic stretch GGACCACCTATACGGCGGCGCTGCTGTTCTTCAGCCTGGCCGGGTTTGTCGTTCTTTATTTCCTGCAACGGCTCCAGGGTGTCCTACCCTTTAATCCCGCTGGAATGGGCGCGACCGAGCCTAACCTGGCGTTCAACACCGCAGTCAGCTTCGTAACCAACACCAACTGGCAGAATTACGGCGGCGAGAGCACGATGTCCTACCTCGTGCAGATGGCCGGCTTCACCGTACAGAACTTCGTTTCGGCGGCGACCGGTATTGCCATCGCAATTGCGCTGATCCGCGGCTTTGCACGCGCATCGGGCAAGTCGATCGGCAATTTCTGGGTAGATCTGACCAGATGCACGCTCTATATCCTGCTGCCGATCTGTATCGTCTTGACGCTTGTCTACGTCTATCTCGGCGTGCCGCAGACGCTCGGAACCTATGTCGACGCCACGACGCTGGAAGGTGCCAAGCAGACGATCGCTGTCGGTCCGGTTGCCTCGCAGCTTGCCATCAAGATGCTCGGTACCAATGGCGGCGGCTTCTTCAACGTCAATTCCGCCCATCCTTTCGAGAATCCGGATGCGATCTCGAACCTCATCCAGATGGTGTCGATCTTTGCGATCGGTGCGGCATTGACCAACGTCTTCGGCCGGATGGTGGGCAACCAGCGTCAGGGCTGGGCAATCTTTGCTGCCATGAGCGTATTGTTCCTGGCAGGCGTGGCCGTCTGTTACTGGGGCGAGGCCGCCGGCAATCCGCTGGTCCATGCTCTAGGGATTGACGGCGGCAATATGGAAGGCAAGGAGGCGCGCTTTGGCATAGCCTTGTCCGCACTGTTCGCCGTAATCACAACGGCCGCATCCTGTGGCGCTGTCAACGCGATGCATGACAGCTTCATGGCGATCAGTGGCATGATCCCTCTTATCAACA encodes the following:
- the kdpA gene encoding potassium-transporting ATPase subunit KdpA, encoding MTLNGWIQILVFCGIIILLVKPLGGYMTRVFNGDRTFLSPILVPVERGLYRLAGTSEREEQHWTTYTAALLFFSLAGFVVLYFLQRLQGVLPFNPAGMGATEPNLAFNTAVSFVTNTNWQNYGGESTMSYLVQMAGFTVQNFVSAATGIAIAIALIRGFARASGKSIGNFWVDLTRCTLYILLPICIVLTLVYVYLGVPQTLGTYVDATTLEGAKQTIAVGPVASQLAIKMLGTNGGGFFNVNSAHPFENPDAISNLIQMVSIFAIGAALTNVFGRMVGNQRQGWAIFAAMSVLFLAGVAVCYWGEAAGNPLVHALGIDGGNMEGKEARFGIALSALFAVITTAASCGAVNAMHDSFMAISGMIPLINMMLGEVVIGGVGAGLYGILLYVIIAVFVAGLMVGRTPEYLGKKIEAKEVKMAMLAVLCLPLAMLGFTAVAAVLPSAVASVANAGPHGFSEILYAYTSAAANNGSAFGGLTGNTPWYNITLGVGMWMGRFFVIIPALAIAGSLVTKKTVPESAGTFPTHGTLFVGLLVGVILIVGGLTFFPALAVGPIVEHLAIGLGQTF